In Streptomyces sp. NBC_01707, a genomic segment contains:
- a CDS encoding HSP90 family protein, with protein sequence MTLPDTAVDPADADRTFQVDLRGLVDLLSHHLYSSPRVYLRELMQNAVDALTARHALEPAAPGDAFGIRLYADGSVVRVEDDGVGLTEADVHTFLATIGRSSKRAERIAEQRADFIGQFGIGLLSCFLVADEIHVLSRSARTPDVPAVEWRGHGDGSYTVRTLPASARPRPGTTVTLTPRADVGEWTRPAQVHALARHFGSLLRHPVTFDDGTGGPGASINPEPAPWSRTYPTPGARSRALAAYGEEVLGFTPLDTIELDLPAVGLKGIACVLPETVPPGRRHGHRVHVKGMLLSEQAEEILPEWAFFVRCVVDAESLRPTASRESLYEDDTLAAVREALAERLREWIARAAASDPDLLARFLQAHHLAVKSLAVHDDEILRMLLPWLPFETTDGHTTLDEFARTHRTVLVTSSVEEFRQVAAIASAAGLGVVNGGYTYDRELVHRLPEIRPEASVADLDPATLTAHLDPVDRETELAAAGYLALARDVLAVFDCDVALRTFQPASAPALLVDSREARHERTRSQLAREQEGGLWGDILGALRQEAPRAQLILNQLNPLVRTAVAIDEPELARTSAEALYGQAAMLSRRPLRPAESSLINRSFLDLLAHALRKDS encoded by the coding sequence ATGACACTGCCCGACACCGCCGTCGACCCGGCCGACGCCGACCGCACCTTCCAGGTGGATCTGCGCGGACTCGTCGACCTCCTCTCCCACCACCTCTACTCCAGCCCTCGTGTCTACCTGCGTGAATTGATGCAGAACGCGGTGGACGCGCTGACCGCCCGGCACGCCCTCGAACCTGCCGCACCCGGCGACGCCTTCGGCATTCGCCTGTACGCCGACGGTTCGGTGGTACGCGTCGAGGACGACGGCGTCGGTCTCACCGAGGCCGACGTGCACACCTTCCTCGCCACGATCGGCCGCAGCAGTAAGCGCGCCGAGCGGATCGCCGAACAACGCGCCGACTTCATCGGCCAGTTCGGCATCGGCCTGCTCTCCTGCTTCCTCGTCGCCGACGAGATCCACGTCCTGAGCCGGTCCGCCCGGACGCCCGACGTCCCCGCCGTGGAGTGGCGGGGACACGGCGACGGCAGCTACACCGTCCGCACCCTGCCCGCCTCCGCCCGCCCCCGGCCCGGCACCACCGTCACGCTGACGCCGCGCGCCGACGTGGGCGAATGGACCCGTCCGGCGCAGGTGCACGCGCTGGCCCGGCACTTCGGCTCCCTGCTGCGCCACCCGGTGACCTTCGACGACGGCACGGGCGGCCCGGGCGCGTCCATCAACCCTGAGCCGGCACCCTGGTCGCGTACGTACCCCACGCCGGGAGCCCGATCCCGTGCGCTGGCCGCCTACGGCGAGGAGGTCCTCGGGTTCACGCCGCTGGACACCATCGAGCTGGACCTGCCGGCCGTGGGTCTGAAGGGCATCGCGTGCGTGCTGCCCGAGACGGTGCCTCCCGGGCGCCGTCATGGCCACCGCGTGCACGTCAAAGGCATGTTGCTGTCCGAGCAGGCCGAGGAGATTCTGCCCGAGTGGGCCTTCTTCGTCCGCTGCGTCGTCGACGCCGAGAGCCTGCGCCCGACGGCGTCGCGTGAGTCGCTGTACGAGGACGACACTCTCGCCGCCGTCCGCGAAGCCCTTGCCGAGCGGTTGCGCGAGTGGATCGCCCGGGCCGCCGCCAGCGACCCGGACCTGCTCGCGCGCTTCCTCCAGGCCCACCACCTGGCCGTGAAGTCGCTCGCGGTGCACGACGACGAGATCCTGCGGATGCTGCTGCCCTGGCTCCCGTTCGAGACCACCGACGGGCACACCACGCTCGACGAGTTCGCGCGCACCCACCGCACCGTGCTCGTGACGTCCAGCGTGGAGGAGTTCCGCCAGGTCGCGGCGATCGCCTCGGCCGCCGGGCTCGGCGTCGTCAACGGCGGCTACACCTACGACCGCGAACTGGTCCACCGGCTGCCCGAGATCAGGCCCGAGGCCAGTGTCGCCGACCTCGACCCGGCGACCCTCACCGCCCACCTCGACCCCGTGGACCGGGAGACGGAACTGGCCGCCGCGGGATACCTCGCCCTGGCCCGTGACGTCCTCGCCGTCTTCGACTGCGACGTCGCGCTGCGCACCTTCCAGCCCGCCTCCGCTCCTGCCCTCCTGGTGGACAGCCGGGAGGCCCGGCACGAGCGCACCCGTTCCCAGCTCGCCCGTGAGCAGGAGGGCGGCCTGTGGGGCGACATCCTCGGCGCCCTGCGCCAGGAGGCACCGCGGGCCCAGCTGATTCTCAACCAGCTCAACCCGTTGGTCCGCACCGCCGTCGCCATCGACGAGCCCGAGCTGGCCCGCACCAGTGCCGAAGCACTCTACGGGCAGGCCGCGATGCTGTCCCGGCGACCGCTCAGGCCCGCCGAGTCGAGCCTCATCAACCGCTCCTTCCTCGACCTTCTCGCCCACGCCCTCCGCAAGGACAGCTGA
- a CDS encoding hemerythrin domain-containing protein encodes MSDPGGSEVCHYCGCREISLIEDFIAEHESATDLAGGAVRALKRGDIGAAQGLLRDLTTVLRAHWRGEENGLFAVMRQDDEYTGYIEDLEREHRDLDRFLDTADLVDRDDRRRFLDAVDELHRHIAKEEDGLFPASLTALAGDDWDRAMAAWREAHPDVRTP; translated from the coding sequence ATGTCCGATCCTGGAGGCTCCGAGGTGTGCCATTACTGCGGTTGCCGCGAGATTTCCCTCATCGAGGACTTCATCGCCGAGCACGAGAGCGCGACCGATCTGGCGGGTGGCGCCGTACGGGCCCTGAAGCGGGGTGACATCGGCGCCGCCCAGGGGCTGCTGCGAGACCTGACCACGGTGCTGCGGGCGCACTGGCGGGGCGAGGAGAACGGCCTCTTCGCGGTGATGCGCCAGGACGACGAGTACACGGGGTACATCGAGGACCTGGAGCGCGAGCACCGCGACCTGGACCGGTTTCTGGACACGGCGGATCTCGTCGACAGGGACGACCGTCGGAGGTTCCTCGACGCCGTGGACGAACTGCACCGTCACATCGCCAAGGAGGAGGACGGCCTGTTCCCCGCCTCGCTCACCGCGCTGGCCGGTGACGACTGGGATCGCGCGATGGCCGCTTGGCGCGAGGCGCACCCGGACGTCCGGACGCCATGA
- a CDS encoding carbohydrate-binding protein — MKRLRALLCGAATAALATAGLGAFAAQQASGASADANALSNRWYAAAPYLMPHDNNPPNAGAIMDATGLKAFQLAFVLAPNGGGCSPTWDGTSPVSSDTAVASVISAIRAKGGDVSVSIGGYGGTKLGQACSDAASTAAAYQQVITKYQLKAIDFDLEEPEYENAAAVAHEIGAAKILQQNNPGLYVSVTTAGTADGTGWFGKQMLNEAKSQGFTPNNFSIMPFDGGFNGSAAQTSALTNFNSVLQSTFGWDAATAYAHEGFSGMNGRSDTGEYFRQADFQTVLDYATSHHMDRFTFWSLNRDRQCTPPDNNGQTSGTCSSVAQSDWDFAKYAVKFAGVTPPTTTPPTTPPPGGSCTAAAWSSSAVYTADNTVSYGGHTWKAKWWTQNETPGTTGEWGVWQDLGAC, encoded by the coding sequence ATGAAGCGTCTTCGCGCTTTGCTCTGTGGTGCCGCCACCGCCGCGCTGGCCACCGCAGGACTCGGTGCCTTCGCAGCGCAGCAGGCTTCGGGTGCGTCCGCCGACGCCAACGCGCTCAGCAACCGGTGGTACGCCGCCGCGCCCTATCTGATGCCGCACGACAACAACCCGCCGAACGCGGGCGCCATCATGGACGCCACCGGCCTCAAGGCGTTCCAGCTCGCGTTCGTCCTGGCTCCGAACGGGGGCGGTTGCAGCCCGACCTGGGACGGTACGTCGCCGGTCTCGTCCGACACCGCCGTGGCATCCGTCATCAGCGCGATCCGCGCCAAGGGCGGTGACGTGTCGGTCTCCATCGGCGGGTACGGGGGTACGAAACTCGGCCAGGCCTGCTCCGACGCGGCGTCCACCGCGGCGGCCTACCAACAGGTCATCACCAAGTACCAGTTGAAGGCCATCGACTTCGACCTGGAGGAGCCGGAGTACGAGAACGCGGCCGCCGTCGCCCACGAGATCGGCGCCGCCAAGATTCTCCAGCAGAACAACCCGGGCCTCTACGTCTCGGTCACCACCGCGGGAACGGCCGACGGCACCGGCTGGTTCGGCAAGCAGATGCTCAACGAGGCCAAGTCGCAGGGCTTCACGCCGAACAACTTCTCCATCATGCCCTTCGACGGCGGGTTCAACGGGTCGGCCGCGCAGACGAGTGCCCTGACCAACTTCAACTCCGTCCTGCAGTCCACCTTCGGCTGGGACGCGGCCACCGCGTACGCGCACGAGGGCTTCTCGGGCATGAACGGTCGCAGTGACACCGGGGAGTACTTCAGGCAGGCCGACTTCCAGACCGTGCTGGACTATGCCACCAGCCATCACATGGACCGCTTCACCTTCTGGTCCCTCAACCGCGACCGCCAGTGCACCCCGCCCGACAACAACGGCCAGACCTCCGGCACGTGCAGCAGCGTGGCCCAGTCGGACTGGGACTTCGCGAAGTATGCGGTGAAGTTCGCCGGAGTCACCCCGCCCACGACCACCCCTCCGACCACACCCCCTCCGGGCGGCAGTTGCACCGCGGCCGCGTGGAGCAGCAGCGCCGTCTACACGGCCGACAACACCGTCTCGTACGGGGGCCACACGTGGAAGGCCAAGTGGTGGACGCAGAACGAGACGCCCGGCACCACGGGTGAATGGGGAGTCTGGCAGGACCTCGGCGCCTGCTGA
- a CDS encoding GH92 family glycosyl hydrolase, whose product MATLGMAATVGPASAASPHGTVKDPVSYVNPLIGTSNAGNTYPGAVQPFGMLAWSPQNSKGKQVSTPAPGGYQYDATKVRGFSLTHLNGVGCSGANGDIPIMPYVGDVDSSPSADVTDAKYASTFSHADETASAGYYKVGLASGASAALTTTARTGSGQFGFPADKPASMLFRTSNSESGSTGATVKINTADRTVTGSVSAGNFCGPQSSNNRKDLYTLYFTAHFDKAFAKVGTWTDGTVDPGSTSASGGTGYSSSGNAVEGKGSGAYITFADGTTKVEAKVAVSYVSPQNAEANLRAENGPRKSFDSVKTQASKVWNSTLKSVEVGGGTDAQRSTFYTALYHSMLEPTLTSDVDGRYLGADRKPHRLAKGQKAQYGTFSGWDQYRAQVQLMTLLNPRAGSDYAQSLYNYASQRGGEWDRWLLENGKTSVMSGDPSDAALAGIYAFGGHDFDVKGALKSLVEAATVPTANDSDSSGCNVECVGQRPALDKYLELGYVPADNCHCWGGAAETLEDAAADYGLSELSRQTGRTADAKKFLDRSGNWTNVFDANATPQGGYIRDRKADGTWAGTFTPGTGSGFVEGSSARYTWMVYSDVAGLASAMGGHDQAMKRLDAFFRTPDGKFDFSAQDATRYDATNEPDINAPYLYNYLGAPYKTQETVRAEMDQLWTDTPGGIPGNDDAGTMSSWYVFSALGMYPQNPSRADLILSAPLFPHAVVHTGHGKTITINAPAASAKNMYIHGLKVDGRASGKPWVPASLVTRGGTLDYVLGATADTSWGSAAADAPPSFPGGGVKYFTGATPDQLKVEPGSGSAETTVKVQTLEAKATDVHWTAKPPAGVTVTPTEGDFTVPAGGSASAKLTVSAAADTAEGHYTVPVTLRSSAGDELPKTSAAVTVAEKNSMLWNRNSTGISTDDDDPRANFDGEGWSYSAKALAAAGVTPGVTVSSGDFDFGWPEVGAGDPDNIEVAGDRPQVLNVPSAAADTKLSLLGSAAEGSASGKVTLTYTDGTTQQAEIGFSDWTLGGGTQKPSFGNTVAVHTTYRDVQGGGKDPVGTEIFATAPITLQAGKQLASVTLPSATDGGVIHIFAVATA is encoded by the coding sequence ATGGCCACGCTGGGTATGGCTGCCACAGTCGGCCCCGCCTCGGCGGCTTCCCCGCACGGCACCGTCAAGGATCCGGTGTCGTACGTCAACCCGCTGATCGGCACGTCCAATGCGGGCAACACATATCCGGGCGCCGTGCAGCCCTTCGGCATGCTGGCCTGGAGCCCGCAGAACTCTAAGGGCAAGCAGGTCTCGACGCCTGCTCCCGGTGGCTACCAGTACGACGCAACGAAGGTACGCGGCTTCAGCCTCACCCATCTCAACGGCGTCGGATGCTCCGGTGCGAACGGTGACATCCCGATCATGCCGTACGTGGGTGACGTCGACTCCTCGCCCAGCGCCGACGTCACCGATGCGAAGTACGCCAGCACCTTCTCGCACGCCGACGAGACCGCCTCGGCCGGCTACTACAAGGTCGGTCTGGCCAGTGGCGCCTCCGCGGCGCTCACCACGACCGCCCGGACCGGATCGGGGCAGTTCGGCTTCCCGGCGGACAAGCCCGCCAGCATGCTCTTCCGCACCTCCAACTCGGAGAGTGGCAGCACGGGCGCCACCGTGAAGATCAACACGGCCGACCGGACGGTGACAGGCTCCGTCAGCGCGGGCAACTTCTGTGGTCCGCAGAGCTCGAACAACCGCAAGGACCTCTACACGCTGTACTTCACCGCCCACTTCGACAAGGCGTTCGCGAAGGTCGGCACCTGGACCGACGGCACGGTCGACCCCGGCTCCACGTCGGCCTCCGGCGGTACGGGGTACAGCTCGTCCGGCAACGCCGTGGAGGGCAAGGGCTCCGGCGCGTACATCACCTTCGCCGACGGAACCACCAAGGTCGAGGCCAAGGTTGCCGTCTCCTATGTCAGTCCGCAGAACGCCGAGGCCAACCTCCGCGCGGAGAACGGGCCCCGAAAGAGCTTCGACTCCGTCAAAACCCAGGCCTCCAAGGTCTGGAACAGCACGCTGAAGTCGGTCGAGGTGGGCGGCGGCACCGACGCCCAGCGCTCGACCTTCTACACCGCGCTCTACCACTCCATGCTGGAACCCACCCTGACCAGCGACGTGGACGGCCGCTATCTCGGCGCCGACCGCAAGCCGCACCGGCTCGCCAAGGGGCAGAAGGCGCAGTACGGCACCTTCTCCGGATGGGACCAGTACCGCGCGCAGGTGCAGCTGATGACGCTGCTCAACCCGAGGGCGGGCAGCGACTACGCGCAGTCCCTCTACAACTACGCGAGTCAGCGCGGCGGCGAGTGGGACCGCTGGCTGCTGGAGAACGGCAAGACGAGCGTCATGTCGGGGGACCCCTCCGACGCGGCCCTCGCCGGCATATACGCCTTCGGCGGCCATGACTTCGACGTCAAGGGCGCGCTGAAGTCGCTGGTCGAAGCAGCGACCGTGCCGACGGCGAACGACTCGGACAGTTCGGGCTGCAACGTCGAGTGCGTGGGCCAGCGGCCCGCGCTCGACAAGTACCTGGAGCTCGGGTACGTACCGGCGGACAACTGCCACTGCTGGGGAGGCGCGGCCGAGACGCTGGAGGACGCGGCGGCCGACTACGGCCTGTCCGAGCTGTCCCGGCAGACCGGCAGGACCGCCGACGCGAAGAAGTTCCTGGACCGCTCGGGGAACTGGACGAATGTCTTCGACGCCAATGCCACGCCGCAAGGCGGTTACATCCGCGACCGCAAGGCCGACGGCACCTGGGCGGGCACCTTCACACCGGGCACCGGCAGCGGATTCGTCGAGGGGTCCAGCGCGCGGTACACCTGGATGGTGTACTCGGACGTGGCGGGCCTCGCCAGTGCCATGGGCGGACACGACCAGGCCATGAAGCGACTGGATGCCTTCTTCCGCACACCGGACGGGAAGTTCGACTTCTCGGCCCAGGACGCCACGCGTTACGACGCGACCAACGAGCCGGACATCAACGCCCCGTATCTGTACAACTACTTGGGGGCTCCGTACAAGACACAGGAGACGGTCCGCGCCGAGATGGACCAGCTGTGGACCGACACCCCGGGCGGCATCCCCGGTAACGACGACGCGGGGACCATGTCGTCCTGGTACGTCTTCTCGGCGCTGGGCATGTACCCGCAGAACCCGAGCCGCGCGGACCTGATCCTCTCCGCTCCGCTGTTCCCGCACGCGGTGGTGCACACCGGGCACGGTAAGACGATCACGATCAACGCGCCTGCCGCGTCGGCGAAGAACATGTACATCCACGGCCTGAAGGTCGATGGCAGGGCGTCCGGCAAGCCGTGGGTTCCCGCCTCGCTCGTCACCCGTGGCGGCACGCTCGACTACGTCCTCGGGGCGACCGCGGACACCTCCTGGGGAAGCGCGGCGGCAGACGCCCCGCCGTCCTTCCCCGGCGGCGGCGTGAAGTACTTCACCGGCGCCACGCCGGATCAGCTGAAGGTCGAACCCGGGTCGGGCAGCGCGGAGACGACCGTCAAGGTACAGACCCTGGAGGCGAAGGCCACCGACGTCCATTGGACGGCGAAGCCGCCGGCCGGTGTCACCGTCACACCCACGGAGGGCGACTTCACAGTGCCGGCAGGCGGCTCGGCGAGCGCGAAACTCACCGTATCGGCCGCGGCGGACACGGCCGAGGGGCACTACACGGTCCCGGTGACGCTACGGTCGTCCGCCGGCGATGAGCTCCCGAAGACGTCGGCCGCGGTGACCGTCGCCGAGAAGAACAGCATGCTGTGGAACCGCAACAGCACCGGCATCTCCACCGACGACGACGATCCTCGCGCCAACTTCGACGGTGAGGGCTGGAGTTACTCGGCGAAGGCACTCGCTGCGGCGGGCGTGACGCCGGGCGTGACGGTCTCGTCCGGCGACTTCGACTTCGGCTGGCCCGAGGTGGGCGCGGGCGACCCGGACAACATCGAGGTCGCGGGAGACCGCCCGCAGGTGCTGAACGTGCCGTCGGCGGCGGCGGACACGAAGCTCAGCCTGCTGGGCAGTGCCGCCGAGGGATCGGCCAGCGGCAAGGTGACGCTGACGTACACCGACGGCACCACGCAGCAGGCCGAGATCGGCTTCAGCGACTGGACGCTGGGCGGCGGCACGCAGAAGCCGTCGTTCGGCAACACGGTCGCGGTCCACACCACGTACCGCGATGTCCAGGGCGGCGGTAAGGACCCGGTGGGTACCGAGATCTTCGCCACCGCCCCGATCACGCTCCAGGCGGGTAAGCAGCTGGCGAGCGTGACCCTGCCGTCCGCCACGGACGGCGGCGTGATCCACATCTTCGCGGTGGCCACCGCCTGA
- a CDS encoding MFS transporter, which translates to MSSTSSLSASTPPVTTSGTVLIRSAADVSDLVNSGTASGRHAKMIVIIALGGIFLDAYDLSSLAYGLPDITEQFGLSSTMAGTVTASISVGSLLGALVGGWLVDRIGRYRVFMANMLFFVATALVCAVAQDVWTLIAARFVMGIGVGMDIPVAIAFLAEFSRLRGKGSKGSRTAAWSPAWYTATSGCYLVIMLLYFFLPDAQLGWLWRFTVGFGAIPALLVLLLRRRYMNESPTWAADQGDLEGAARILRQSYGVDARVADDAPATTPRQARPGLAAYARLFTPPYRTRTIQSVSVGLAETFGYNAVAFGLPIIIATLMTQGPLTTIASSFALNLVFALTGGLLGIRWASTRGAWPMMTLGFAIQFVAITALGLIGDPSGTAVVTAGILMLGAFMFAQGFGPGAHIMSYASLGFPTSMRGVSIGFNQAVLRLGSTLTLFFFPILSSGLGTHVYWVILAAPVLGLIALLAKRWEPVGFDADAEERTRIETKSRG; encoded by the coding sequence GTGAGCTCCACCTCCTCCCTGTCCGCCAGCACACCCCCGGTGACGACGTCGGGCACAGTACTGATCCGCTCCGCGGCCGACGTCTCGGATCTGGTCAACTCCGGCACGGCAAGCGGCCGTCACGCCAAGATGATCGTGATCATCGCGCTCGGCGGCATCTTCCTCGACGCCTACGACCTGAGTTCCCTCGCCTACGGGCTGCCCGACATCACGGAACAGTTCGGCCTCAGCTCCACCATGGCGGGCACGGTCACCGCCTCGATCAGCGTCGGTTCGCTCCTCGGCGCGCTCGTCGGCGGCTGGCTGGTGGACCGGATCGGCCGCTACCGGGTCTTCATGGCCAACATGCTCTTCTTCGTCGCCACCGCGCTGGTGTGCGCGGTGGCGCAGGACGTCTGGACGCTGATCGCCGCGCGCTTCGTGATGGGCATCGGCGTCGGCATGGACATCCCGGTCGCGATCGCGTTCCTCGCCGAGTTCTCCCGGCTGCGCGGCAAGGGCAGCAAGGGCTCACGCACGGCTGCCTGGTCACCCGCCTGGTACACCGCGACCAGCGGCTGCTACCTGGTGATCATGCTGCTGTACTTCTTCCTGCCGGACGCCCAGTTGGGCTGGCTGTGGCGGTTCACCGTCGGCTTCGGCGCGATACCCGCGCTGCTGGTGCTGCTGCTGCGTCGGCGCTATATGAACGAGTCCCCGACCTGGGCCGCAGACCAAGGCGACCTGGAAGGCGCGGCGAGGATCCTGCGGCAGTCGTACGGCGTGGACGCGCGCGTCGCCGACGACGCGCCCGCGACGACGCCCCGCCAGGCCCGGCCCGGACTCGCCGCATACGCACGGCTCTTCACCCCTCCGTACCGCACGCGCACGATCCAGTCGGTGTCGGTCGGTCTGGCGGAGACCTTCGGCTACAACGCGGTCGCGTTCGGGCTGCCGATCATCATCGCCACGCTGATGACCCAGGGCCCGCTGACCACGATCGCATCCTCCTTCGCGCTGAACCTCGTCTTCGCGCTGACCGGTGGGCTGCTCGGCATCCGTTGGGCGTCGACCCGCGGCGCCTGGCCGATGATGACCCTGGGCTTCGCGATCCAGTTCGTCGCCATCACGGCGCTCGGTCTCATCGGAGACCCGTCCGGAACGGCTGTCGTCACGGCGGGCATCCTGATGCTCGGCGCGTTCATGTTCGCCCAGGGATTCGGGCCCGGCGCGCACATCATGAGCTACGCCTCGCTGGGTTTCCCGACGTCGATGCGCGGCGTCAGCATCGGCTTCAACCAGGCCGTGCTGCGCCTCGGTTCGACGCTGACGCTGTTCTTCTTCCCCATCCTCAGCAGCGGCCTCGGTACACACGTCTACTGGGTCATCCTCGCCGCCCCCGTCCTCGGCCTGATCGCATTGCTGGCGAAGCGCTGGGAGCCGGTCGGCTTCGACGCGGACGCGGAGGAACGGACGCGGATCGAGACGAAGTCCAGGGGCTGA
- a CDS encoding DinB family protein, which yields MTTTVRPMPPLNADERTNLESWLDFYRTTLAMKCDGLTEEQLRTASVPPSPLTLLGLVQHMAEVERNWFRRVLTGEDVPAIHDPQADPAGRDGGFGLSDSISFETAQATWQDEIARARANCATRGLEDTSPFMGGEVSLRWIYTHMTAEYARHNGHADFIRERIDGATGV from the coding sequence ATGACGACCACCGTACGGCCGATGCCGCCGCTGAACGCCGACGAGCGTACGAATCTGGAGAGTTGGCTCGACTTCTACCGGACCACCTTGGCCATGAAGTGCGACGGCCTCACCGAGGAGCAGCTTCGGACCGCCTCCGTGCCTCCTTCGCCGCTGACGCTGCTGGGGCTCGTCCAGCACATGGCCGAAGTCGAACGGAACTGGTTCCGCCGTGTGCTGACGGGCGAGGACGTACCGGCCATCCACGATCCGCAGGCCGATCCGGCCGGGCGCGACGGGGGATTCGGTCTCTCCGACAGCATCTCTTTCGAGACGGCCCAGGCCACCTGGCAGGACGAGATCGCCCGCGCCCGCGCCAACTGCGCCACTCGGGGGCTGGAGGACACCAGCCCGTTCATGGGCGGCGAGGTGAGCCTGCGGTGGATCTACACGCACATGACCGCCGAATACGCCCGGCACAACGGGCACGCCGACTTCATCCGCGAGCGAATCGACGGCGCCACCGGTGTCTGA